The following coding sequences lie in one Helicoverpa zea isolate HzStark_Cry1AcR chromosome 14, ilHelZeax1.1, whole genome shotgun sequence genomic window:
- the LOC124636563 gene encoding uncharacterized protein LOC124636563 isoform X1 codes for MNHISSSNVKKISRMEPPPVDEAAEKTISDYLRSWGLEAYIPKFLEESIDVETLQMLSEADLKDLVPIIGHRAKLTTQIKLLTNIMSNAFENTCTNTTPDSNNQIMLYTVEDLPVVQTLPDEKWK; via the exons ATGAATCATATATCATCAAGCAACGTCAAGAAGATTTCAAGAATGGAGCCGCCGCCGGTAGACGAGGCGGCAGAGAAAACGATCTCGGACTATCTGCGGTCTTGGGGATTGGAAGCTTACATTCCAAAATTTTTGG AAGAATCCATTGATGTGGAGACTCTCCAAATGTTGTCAGAGGCTGACTTGAAAGACTTAGTGCCAATTATTGGACACCGGGCTAAGCTGACGACACAAATCAAACTTTTGACCAATATAATGTCAAATGCTTTTGAGAAcact tgtACTAATACTACTCCGGACTCAAACAACCAAATAATGCTGTATACAGTGGAAGATTTGCCAGTTGTACAGACATTACCTGATGAAAAATGGAAATGA
- the LOC124636563 gene encoding uncharacterized protein LOC124636563 isoform X2, with the protein MNHISSSNVKKISRMEPPPVDEAAEKTISDYLRSWGLEAYIPKFLESIDVETLQMLSEADLKDLVPIIGHRAKLTTQIKLLTNIMSNAFENTCTNTTPDSNNQIMLYTVEDLPVVQTLPDEKWK; encoded by the exons ATGAATCATATATCATCAAGCAACGTCAAGAAGATTTCAAGAATGGAGCCGCCGCCGGTAGACGAGGCGGCAGAGAAAACGATCTCGGACTATCTGCGGTCTTGGGGATTGGAAGCTTACATTCCAAAATTTTTGG AATCCATTGATGTGGAGACTCTCCAAATGTTGTCAGAGGCTGACTTGAAAGACTTAGTGCCAATTATTGGACACCGGGCTAAGCTGACGACACAAATCAAACTTTTGACCAATATAATGTCAAATGCTTTTGAGAAcact tgtACTAATACTACTCCGGACTCAAACAACCAAATAATGCTGTATACAGTGGAAGATTTGCCAGTTGTACAGACATTACCTGATGAAAAATGGAAATGA